A window of the Phragmites australis chromosome 20, lpPhrAust1.1, whole genome shotgun sequence genome harbors these coding sequences:
- the LOC133902020 gene encoding probable protein phosphatase 2C 68 produces the protein MSMGQVCLDSAPAVVVGPETEARARARARAERQRRAGEAGRWKHAAAGAEAAVTRKRRVEMGEAGEVLVARKHGAASVAGRRRVMEDAVSVREAFAVGEVDGGGCDFYGVFDGHGCSHVADACRERMHELLAEELCADGSVALREPAAWTAAMERSFARMNAEVMAGGHGVGGASGSCRCDAHKCDHVGSTAVVAVVEERRVVVANCGDSRAVLCRSDGAPVPLSSDHKPDRPDELERIEGAGGRVIFWEGARVLGVLAMSRAIGDGYLKPYVSSVPEVTVTDRASGDECLILASDGLWDVVSNEAACEVARACLRRGRKKWCAEAAALLTKLALARRSSDNVSVVVVDLRRRNH, from the coding sequence ATGTCGATGGGGCAGGTGTGCCTTGACTCGGCGCCGGCGGTGGTTGTTGGGCCGGAGACGGAagcgagggcgagggcgagggcaCGCGCGGAGAGGCAGCGCCGAGCCGGGGAGGCCGGGAGGTGGAAGCATGCGGCGGCcggggcggaggcggcggtcaCGAGGAAGCGGCGCGTGGAGATGGGTGAAGCCGGAGAGGTTTTGGTGGCGCGGAAGCACGGGGCGGCGTCGGTGGCCGGGCGGAGGAGGGTGATGGAGGACGCCGTGTCCGTGCGGGAGGCGTTCGCGGTGGGGGAGGTCGACGGCGGGGGGTGCGACTTCTACGGGGTGTTCGACGGCCACGGCTGCTCGCACGTGGCGGACGCGTGCCGGGAGCGGATGCACGAGCTGCTTGCCGAGGAGCTCTGTGCTGACGGCTCGGTGGCGCTGCGGGAGCCGGCGGCCTGGACGGCGGCGATGGAGCGGAGCTTCGCGAGGATGAATGCCGAGGTGATGGCCGGCGGTCACGGCGTGGGCGGCGCCAGCGGCAGCTGCCGTTGCGACGCGCACAAGTGCGACCACGTGGGGTCCACCGCCGTTGTGGCCGTCGTGGAGGAGCGCCGCGTGGTAGTGGCCAACTGCGGCGACTCTCGCGCCGTTCTCTGCCGCAGCGACGGCGCACCCGTGCCGCTCTCCTCCGACCACAAGCCCGACAGGCCCGACGAGCTGGAGCGGATCGAGGGCGCCGGCGGGCGCGTCATCTTCTGGGAGGGCGCGCGCGTGCTGGGTGTGCTGGCCATGTCGCGCGCCATCGGGGACGGGTACTTGAAGCCGTACGTGTCCTCCGTGCCGGAGGTGACGGTGACCGACCGAGCCTCCGGCGACGAGTGCCTCATCCTCGCCAGCGACGGCCTCTGGGACGTGGTCAGCAACGAGGCCGCGTGCGAGGTGGCGCGGGCTTGCCTCCGCAGGGGCAGGAAAAAGTGGTGCGCCGAGGCGGCCGCCTTGCTCACCAAGCTGGCCCTCGCGAGGCGGAGCTCTGACAACGtctccgtcgtcgtcgtcgacctCCGGCGAAGGAATCACTAG